A single genomic interval of Chitinophaga sp. 180180018-3 harbors:
- a CDS encoding VOC family protein, translating to MKLPAGHQRVIPYLILKDAEGFFKFTTSVFDAKETFRSYREETKVLSHCEIAIGDCAIMFAESTANWGVENAGLFVYMDDPDAAFNKAIKAGATEVMPMTDQHYGRSGGVKDPFGNTWWITGVTN from the coding sequence ATGAAATTACCAGCAGGACATCAGCGCGTCATACCTTATCTGATCTTAAAAGATGCAGAAGGTTTTTTCAAGTTTACAACCAGTGTATTTGATGCGAAGGAGACATTCCGTAGCTACCGCGAGGAGACGAAAGTATTGAGTCATTGTGAAATTGCCATTGGCGACTGCGCAATCATGTTCGCCGAAAGCACCGCCAACTGGGGCGTTGAGAATGCGGGGTTATTCGTTTATATGGATGATCCTGATGCGGCGTTTAACAAGGCCATAAAAGCGGGAGCAACGGAAGTGATGCCGATGACGGATCAGCATTACGGTCGTTCAGGAGGCGTGAAAGATCCGTTTGGGAATACGTGGTGGATCACAGGAGTTACGAATTAG
- a CDS encoding AraC family transcriptional regulator: protein MIIDYPATMRFLLSAASDTITTSIQQLPLHYQHLAIKEAAVKYMETDSGDYIIQELQSRHWAIGWLTFSMQHPAIVRAVTDRPMVAIVCVPVGKVSVELPGYGSFTLQKGKFGFGYMPPHLECGIFLTESRSEMVYCSFSPEFLLSFAAQHPAFQQLYEAQRNGAAAGDVLPVFRMGVEERKILDAIRHCTLTGPAQLIFLHARINDLLISYFTVLETVDKQEVRQESQRQRLMETELFIRENYHLPLRMQFLSRKAGMNLRTFEKGFKGLFGVKAKEYIEHLRVKQASELLRNTDMPVTAIAYHVGFAGTNYFSFVFKKIHHCSPREFRRRHAQQKMDKGEFL, encoded by the coding sequence ATGATTATAGACTATCCTGCCACTATGAGATTTCTGCTATCGGCCGCTTCCGACACGATTACAACATCGATACAACAATTGCCGCTGCATTATCAGCATTTAGCCATAAAGGAGGCAGCGGTAAAGTATATGGAAACGGACAGCGGGGATTACATTATCCAGGAGTTGCAGAGCAGGCATTGGGCGATTGGCTGGCTGACTTTTTCCATGCAGCATCCGGCAATAGTGCGGGCGGTGACAGACCGGCCGATGGTAGCCATCGTTTGCGTACCAGTGGGGAAGGTATCTGTTGAATTGCCGGGATATGGAAGTTTCACCTTGCAGAAGGGTAAATTCGGATTCGGGTATATGCCACCGCATCTGGAGTGCGGTATTTTCCTGACAGAATCGCGGAGTGAGATGGTATATTGTTCTTTTTCTCCCGAGTTTTTGTTGTCGTTTGCAGCACAGCATCCGGCTTTTCAGCAGCTTTACGAAGCGCAGCGAAACGGAGCAGCAGCGGGGGATGTATTGCCGGTTTTCAGGATGGGAGTAGAAGAAAGAAAAATACTGGATGCCATCAGGCATTGCACCTTAACGGGGCCGGCCCAGCTTATTTTCCTGCATGCCAGGATCAATGATTTGCTGATCAGCTACTTTACTGTACTGGAAACGGTAGATAAGCAGGAGGTGCGGCAGGAGAGCCAGCGGCAACGATTGATGGAAACGGAGTTATTCATCCGGGAGAACTATCATTTACCGTTGAGGATGCAGTTCCTTAGCCGGAAAGCCGGGATGAACCTCCGGACATTTGAAAAAGGTTTCAAGGGATTGTTTGGTGTAAAGGCAAAAGAATATATAGAACATCTGCGGGTGAAACAGGCATCAGAGCTACTGCGAAATACAGACATGCCGGTTACTGCGATCGCATATCATGTGGGATTTGCCGGCACCAATTATTTTTCATTCGTATTCAAGAAGATACACCATTGTTCACCGAGGGAATTCCGGCGCAGGCATGCGCAGCAAAAGATGGATAAAGGCGAATTTTTGTAA
- a CDS encoding MauE/DoxX family redox-associated membrane protein, with amino-acid sequence MKKSVVVDAISYLLVLLFTYTGVTKLWDQHAFMVQLRQHPLLHDHVAYFVPTIPAIEVLIVFCLLIPRFRRKALVASAVLMGIFTIYVAYMVIRYPRVDLPCSCGGVMRLMSWPQHLVFNACFTVMAIIAVVMDRSNRQEFTGSKIQMV; translated from the coding sequence ATGAAGAAAAGTGTCGTAGTTGATGCTATTAGTTATTTATTGGTGTTGTTGTTTACGTATACGGGGGTGACGAAGTTGTGGGACCAGCATGCATTCATGGTTCAGCTAAGGCAGCATCCATTGTTGCATGACCATGTTGCTTACTTCGTGCCTACTATACCGGCAATCGAAGTACTGATTGTTTTTTGTCTGCTCATACCCAGGTTCCGGAGAAAGGCGCTGGTAGCTTCGGCGGTATTGATGGGTATTTTTACGATTTACGTGGCTTATATGGTGATAAGATATCCTCGTGTGGATCTGCCCTGCTCTTGTGGAGGGGTAATGAGGTTGATGAGTTGGCCACAGCATCTGGTATTTAACGCGTGTTTTACTGTGATGGCGATTATTGCGGTGGTGATGGATAGGAGCAACAGGCAGGAATTCACAGGAAGTAAAATACAGATGGTATGA